CACACGAGCCGTCGCCAGAGCCCGCATGATCACGAACCCAGCGAGCACGCAGGTGAGCGACGCGCCGACCCATCCGCGTTCGCCAGCCCTCGGCGGTCGCTCGAACGACCCCGCTGCAGCCAGCGGCCACACGAGGGCCAGAAACCCTCCGAGGAAGTCCGGATTCGCCAAGGTCGCGAACGGGCGTCCAGGGCCGAACGGCATCTCCCACGCGAACATGTCGAACCCGCCGGCTTGGACGAGTGCATACCCTGTGACGAGAATCCCGGAGAGCGAGACCAAGCCCGCAAGCATGTAGAGATCGTCGAAGCGGCGGACGAGCTGGACAGCTGCAAGCGCCAAGGCCACGTAGGCAACGAGCGTAAGCAGCCCCTCTGCGCGCTCCGCACTCCCCACCACCGCTGTGGGCACGTGGATCGACAGCGCTGTCGAGAGCGCCGCCCATGCGCCGAATCCGACGATCGCGATCAGGGGCCGCGACACTCGCAACGACCGCGCCCCCACCGCAGCGAGTCTCAGAGCAAGCATGCCCGTCAAGGCCAGCACCCCAGCCTGCAAGGCGACGGCCTTCGGCAACTCGAAGAAGCTCAGGGAGGATGGCCACACGAGGAGCGGGAGAGCGAACGCGAGCGCTCCCAGAACATGCCGTCCGCTGGGCCAGACACCACGTCTCGTCGGTTCCACAGTCCCCCTTGACACATGCCCGTCACACCAAGACCGTTGCGCCTCGATCCGCACTCTTCCGTCTGACAGTACCACGGCCCTCGGTGGGCCGTATTCCACGAGTAGCGGGGTGGTTCACGATTCGCGGTTCTCGGAAGCCTCGCAACCGGCCGATCGCGCCGCGTTCCGCTTCCGAGACTGGATGCCGCGTCGGGTCGCGTTCGCCTTGCAACACCGATGTCGGGAGACGGATCAGGCATCTTGTGACCACCATCGGCTAGGTGCGGTCGCACAGTTCACCGATTCCGCGCCCATGCTTCCCGCGCTGTGCGTGAAGCCGGGCGTACTACGACCGCAAGCGATTCGAGGGCAAACGGCACAACCAAGCCGTGCTCGCACTCGCCCGGCGCAAGGTCGACGTGCTCTGGGCGATGCTTCGCGACAACGCTCACTACGAGTCCCCCGTCAGAGCCGCCTGATCAGCCCTTGCCAAACGCATAGGGATGCCCCCCGACACGGGATGTCAACGCGGGTGACGGATGCGGGCCAGCGCGCCGCTACCCCGCCAACGCGAAGCGGCCGCCCCGACTTCTCGGGACGGCCGCGTCTCGCATCACGCTCGCGAGCGCTGCGCGCTACCGCTTGCGCCCGCCCACCGCGATCTGCGCCTCGCACCACTTGAGCTCGCGCTCGACCTCGGTGCGCAGCGCCTCGTCGTCCATCGCGACCTCGGACATCCGCGCCTGCGCGTGCTCCATCGACTGGCGCACGCGCTCGATGTCGATCTGCGAAGACGCGACAGCCGCGTCGGCGAGCAGGATGACCTTGTCCTCGTGGACCTGGACGTAGCCGCCCGCCACCGCGAACCACTCGGTCTGCTCGCCGCCGAACTTCACGCGGACCTCGCCGGCGCGAAGCGCGCTGACGAGCGGCGCGTGCAGCGGCAGGATGCCGATCTCGCCGTCGATGGTCGGGGCGATGACCATGTCCACCTCGTTGGTGTACACGATGCGCTCGGGCGTGATGATCTCGCACATGAGTGTGCGTGCCATACCCACAGCTCCCTAGGCCGTCGCGGCCATCTGCTCGGCCTTCTCGAGGGCTTCCTCGATGGTGCCGACGTAGCGGAACGCCTGCTCGGGCACGTCGTCGTGGGCGCCTGAGACCAGCTCGTCGAAGCCGCGGATCGTGTCCTCGAGCTTGACGTACTTGCCGGCCATGCCGGTGAACGCCTCGGCCACCGAGAACGGCTGCGAGAGGAACTGCTGGATCTTGCGGGCGCGCGACACGGTGAGCTTGTCCTCCTCGGACAGCTCGTCCATGCCGAGGATGGCGATGATGTCCTGCAGGTCCTTGTAGCGCTGCAGCACCTGCTGCACCGCGCGCGCGACCCGGTAGTGCTCGTCGCCGACGACGTCGGCCGACAGCGCGCGCGATGTGGACGCGAGCGGGTCGACAGCCGGGTACAGGCCCAGCTCGGCGATACCGCGCGAGAGGACCGTGGTGGCGTCGAGGTGCGAGAACGCCGTGGCCGGCGCCGGGTCGGTCAGGTCGTCGGCGGGCACGTAGATGGCCTGCACCGACGTGATCGAGCCGGTCTTGGTCGAGGTGATGCGCTCCTGCAGCTCGCCCATCTCGGTGGCCAGCGTGGGCTGGTAGCCGACGGCGGACGGCATGCGGCCGAGCAGCGCCGAGACCTCGGAACCTGCCTGGGTGAAGCGGAAGATGTTGTCCACGAACAGGAGTACGTCCTGGCCCTGGTCGCGGAAGTACTCGGCGGCCGTGAGGCCCGCCAGGCCGACGCGCAGGCGCGCGCCGGGCGGCTCGTTCATCTGGCCGTAGACCAGGCAGGTCTTGTTGATGACGCCCGACTCGCACATCTCGTTGTACAGGTCGGTGCCCTCGCGGGTGCGCTCGCCCACGCCGGTGAACACCGACGTGCCACCGTGCTGCTGGGCGAGGTTGTTGATGAGCTCCATGATGATGACGGTCTTGCCCACGCCCGCGCCGCCGAACAGGCCGGTCTTGCCGCCCTTGATGTAGGGCTCGAGCAGGTCGACGACCTTGATGCCGGTCTCGAAGATCTCGGTCTTGGGCTCGAGGTCCTCGTACTCCGGCGCCTCGCGGTGGATGGGGTAGAAGTCCTCCACCTCGGGCATCGGCTTGCCGTCGACGGGCTCGCCGACGACGTTCCAGATGCGGCCGAGCGTGGACGGCCCGACCGGCATCATCATCGGCTTGCCGGTGTCGACGATGTCCATGCCGCGCTGGACGCCGTCGGTGGAGCTCATGGCGACCGCGCGGACCTGGTTGCCCTCGAGGTGCTGCTGCACCTCGGCGACCAGCTTGATCTGGCCGGCGGGCGTCGTGCCCTCGAGCTTGAGGGCGTTGTAGATGGCGGGCATGGCGTCCGGCGCGAACTCCACGTCCAGGACCGGGCCCACGACCCGCACGATGCGTCCGATGTTCATCGGCATTCCTCTTTACTCGTCTTCCAGGGCGGCGGCGCCGCCGACGATCTCAGCGATCTCGGTGGTGATGGCGGCCTGGCGCGCGCGGTTGTAGCTGCGCGACAGGGTGGTGATCATCTCGCCGGCGTTGTCGGTCGCCGACTTCATGGCGGTGCGGCGCGCGCCCTGCTCGGACGCGGCCGACTCCATGAGCGAGCGGTAGATGAGCGTCTCGACGTAGGTCGGCAGCAGCAGCTGAAGCACGCTCTCGGCGTCCGGCTCGAAGAGGTACTCGGCCGTGACGTGGGCCGCCTCGACGTCCTCGGCCGCCTCGTCGAGCGCGGCCTGACGGATGGGGAGCAGCTGGTGCAGCTCCGGCTTCTGCTCGGCCACGTTCTTGAAGCGGTTGAACGCGATGACCACCCGGTCGAGCTCCTCGGCGCCGTACGCGCCGATCAGGTGCGCCGCGATGCTCTTGGCGTCCATGAAGGTGGGCTTGTCGGAGATGTCGCGATACGACGCGAGCGGCTCGACGCCGCGGTAGCGGAAGTACCCGACCGCCTTCTTGCCGACCGTGATGATGTCGACCTCGACGCCTTCGGCGCGCTGCTCGCGCACGAACGCCTCGGTCATGCGCAGGATGTTCGCGTTGAACGCCCCGCACAGGCCGCGGTCGCTCGTGACGCAGATGATGACGGCGCGCTTCACGGAGTCGTGCTCCTGGAGCAGCGGGTGCTCGGCGCCTTTGGCGAACCGGGCGACGTTGCCGAGCACCTCCATCATCGACAGCGCGTACGGACGCGCGGACTCGATGCGCTCCTGCGCCTTCTTGATCTTGGCGGTCGCGACCATCTCCATGGTGCGCGTGATCTGGCGCGTGGACTCCACGCTGTCGATCCGCTTCTTGATGTCGCGAAGGTTCGGCATGTGTGTCGCTTCCTCCGCTACTCCGCCGCGAACTGCGCGGAGAACTCCTCGAGCGCCGCAGTGAGCGCCGCGCTCGTCTCGTCCGAGATGGCCTTCTCGCCCGCGATGGCACGCCCGATCTCCGGATGGGCCGAGTCCACGAACTCGAGGAACTCGTCACGGAACTGCTGGACCTTCTCCACCGGGAGCGTGTCGAGGTAGCCCTTGCCGCCGGCGAAGATCGTCATGACCTGGTGCTGCACCGGGTAGGGCGCGTAGCGGCCCTGCTTGAGCAGCTCGACCAAGCGCGCGCCGCGGTTCAGCGTGTCCTGCGTCGCCTTGTCCAGGTCGGACCCGAACTGCGCGAACGCCGCCAGCGAGCGGTAGTTCGCCAGGTCGAGGCGCAACGAGCCGGCGACCTGCTTCATCGCCTTGATCTGCGCGTTGCCGCCGACTCGCGACACCGAGATGCCGACGTTGATGGCGGGACGGATGCCCTGGTAGAACAGGTCGGTGACGAGGAAGATCTGCCCGTCCGTGATCGAGATGACGTTGGTCGGGATGTAGGCCGACACGTCGCCGGCCTGCGTCTCGATGACCGGCAGCGCCGTCAGCGAGCCCGCGCCGTTGTCGTCGTTCATCTTGACCGCGCGCTCGAGCAGGCGGCTGTGCAGGTAGAAGACGTCGCCGGGGTACGCCTCGCGGCCCGGCGGGCGGCGCAGCGTCAGCGACATCTGGCGGTAGGCGACGGCCTGCTTCGACAGGTCGTCGTAGATGCACAGCACGTGGCGGCCCGGATTGTCCTTGCTCGCGGGCTTGGCGTCCTCGCCGTTGTACATGAAGAACTCGCCGATGGCCGCGCCGGCCAGGGGCGCGATGTACTGCATCGGCGCCGGGTCGGACGCGTTGGCGGCAACGACGATCGTGTAGTCCATCGCGCCGTACTGCTCGAGCGTCTGCACCACGGCGGCGACCGTCGAGGCCTTCTGGCCGACGGCGACGTAGATGCAGATGACCCCGGTGTCCTTCTGGTTGATGATCGTGTCGACCGCGACAGCGGTCTTGCCCGTCTGGCGGTCGCCGATGATCAGCTCGCGCTGGCCGCGCCCGATCGGGATCATCGAGTCGACGGCCAGGATGCCGGTCTGCAGCGGCTCGTGGACGCCCTTGCGCTCGATGACGCCCGGCGCCCGGAACTCCAGCGGGCGGGTGCCCTCGGCCGCGATCGGGCCCTTGCCGTCGATCGGCATGCCGAGCGGGTTGACGATGCGGCCGAGGAAGCCCTTGCCGCTCGGCACCTCGACGACGCGTCCGGTCGTGCGGACCGT
The nucleotide sequence above comes from Actinomycetota bacterium. Encoded proteins:
- the atpC gene encoding ATP synthase F1 subunit epsilon is translated as MARTLMCEIITPERIVYTNEVDMVIAPTIDGEIGILPLHAPLVSALRAGEVRVKFGGEQTEWFAVAGGYVQVHEDKVILLADAAVASSQIDIERVRQSMEHAQARMSEVAMDDEALRTEVERELKWCEAQIAVGGRKR
- the atpD gene encoding F0F1 ATP synthase subunit beta; translation: MPMNIGRIVRVVGPVLDVEFAPDAMPAIYNALKLEGTTPAGQIKLVAEVQQHLEGNQVRAVAMSSTDGVQRGMDIVDTGKPMMMPVGPSTLGRIWNVVGEPVDGKPMPEVEDFYPIHREAPEYEDLEPKTEIFETGIKVVDLLEPYIKGGKTGLFGGAGVGKTVIIMELINNLAQQHGGTSVFTGVGERTREGTDLYNEMCESGVINKTCLVYGQMNEPPGARLRVGLAGLTAAEYFRDQGQDVLLFVDNIFRFTQAGSEVSALLGRMPSAVGYQPTLATEMGELQERITSTKTGSITSVQAIYVPADDLTDPAPATAFSHLDATTVLSRGIAELGLYPAVDPLASTSRALSADVVGDEHYRVARAVQQVLQRYKDLQDIIAILGMDELSEEDKLTVSRARKIQQFLSQPFSVAEAFTGMAGKYVKLEDTIRGFDELVSGAHDDVPEQAFRYVGTIEEALEKAEQMAATA
- the atpG gene encoding ATP synthase F1 subunit gamma; the protein is MPNLRDIKKRIDSVESTRQITRTMEMVATAKIKKAQERIESARPYALSMMEVLGNVARFAKGAEHPLLQEHDSVKRAVIICVTSDRGLCGAFNANILRMTEAFVREQRAEGVEVDIITVGKKAVGYFRYRGVEPLASYRDISDKPTFMDAKSIAAHLIGAYGAEELDRVVIAFNRFKNVAEQKPELHQLLPIRQAALDEAAEDVEAAHVTAEYLFEPDAESVLQLLLPTYVETLIYRSLMESAASEQGARRTAMKSATDNAGEMITTLSRSYNRARQAAITTEIAEIVGGAAALEDE
- a CDS encoding F0F1 ATP synthase subunit alpha; protein product: MAEITASHISEVLKAQLGSFAAEVDVREVGTVEMIGDGIARCSGLKGAMAGELLEFVSADGHVVMGMALNLDENEVGAVLMGETSLIKENDTVRTTGRVVEVPSGKGFLGRIVNPLGMPIDGKGPIAAEGTRPLEFRAPGVIERKGVHEPLQTGILAVDSMIPIGRGQRELIIGDRQTGKTAVAVDTIINQKDTGVICIYVAVGQKASTVAAVVQTLEQYGAMDYTIVVAANASDPAPMQYIAPLAGAAIGEFFMYNGEDAKPASKDNPGRHVLCIYDDLSKQAVAYRQMSLTLRRPPGREAYPGDVFYLHSRLLERAVKMNDDNGAGSLTALPVIETQAGDVSAYIPTNVISITDGQIFLVTDLFYQGIRPAINVGISVSRVGGNAQIKAMKQVAGSLRLDLANYRSLAAFAQFGSDLDKATQDTLNRGARLVELLKQGRYAPYPVQHQVMTIFAGGKGYLDTLPVEKVQQFRDEFLEFVDSAHPEIGRAIAGEKAISDETSAALTAALEEFSAQFAAE